The Anastrepha ludens isolate Willacy chromosome 2, idAnaLude1.1, whole genome shotgun sequence genome contains a region encoding:
- the LOC128855395 gene encoding ubiquitin thioesterase trabid, whose product MCDSDASKVQKWTCDYCTYENFPSSLKCTMCKGTKPLLNEDIFRLSPPQTAFDGDEERGATADVVEASSLNACYAQSRQDVPSTLPATASPSGCAKWACKMCTYLNWPRSLRCVQCCTKRGTTVDVNVDQQVCNSGEAAAVSLTSSGNLDAIEGPQGYMDKRSKTGEGSETTVTANITNPNTISSNNIKDQLKALRITNDMELNSSNIAEAQRNEASSHTSQINRKSSNSYIQSIGAASNRLSPFEQSSTTNMITATTNTTVNTTHLNNLANTSQQHQQQQQHNQSSTPLQNCYVSKWACNTCTYENWPKSLKCSMCGDPRDGNATSIASLGDSNAITATSGSCSNKFLNVKDENHDMTVSTNNTFNKKHIYQLGSSETINNCDTVQERQERRQRQIRRQVDWQWLNACLGVVENNYSAVEAYLSCGGNPARALTATEIAILNRNSAFDVGHTLIHLAIRFHREEMLPMLLAQISGSGPGIKRVPSYVAPDLAADIRRHFANTLRMRKTSFNCFYVQEHATFALPAEIEELPIQIQEQLYDELLDRDAQKQLENPPPALNWSLEITARLGSRLLVLWNRSAGDCLLDSAMQATWGVFDRDNTLRRALADTLHQCGPIFYPRWKEYEKWQASMLHFTLEDAQWQDDWSNLLSLASQPGSSLEQLHIFALAHILRRPIIVYGVKYVKSFRGEDIGYARFEGLYLPLFWDQNFCIKSPIALGYTRGHFSALVPMEPFARIDPRRDEPEDVRYLPLMDCESKLLPIHFLTQAEMGREEAIMRQWLDVCVTDGGLLVAQQKLRKRPLLVAQMLEEWLNHYRRIAQVITAPFVRRPQQTGYSSEGDSDEE is encoded by the exons ATGTGCGATTCCGATGCCAGCAAAGTACAAAAGTGGACATGCGACTATTGCACCTATGAGAATTTTCCCTCGTCACTAAAATGCACTATGTGCAAAGGTACGAAACCGCTGTTGAATGAGGATATATTTAG gCTCAGTCCTCCACAAACAGCATTCGATGGTGACGAAGAGCGTGGCGCTACCGCCGATGTGGTGGAAGCTTCTAGCCTTAATGCTTGCTATGCACAATCGCGGCAAGACGTACCTTCCACCTTACCTGCTACTGCCTCTCCTTCTGGTTGCGCCAAGTGGGCCTGCAAAATGTGCACCTATTTAAATTGGCCAAGAAGTTTACGCTGTGTACAATGTTGTACCAAACGTGGTACTACTGTTGATGTCAACGTGGATCAACAGGTTTGCAATAGTGGTGAAGCCGCCGCAGTTTCTTTAACGTCAAGTGGAAACTTAGATGCAATTGAGGGTCCGCAAGGATACATGGATAAAAGATCAAAGACGGGGGAGGGCAGCGAGACAACTGTTACAGCTAATATTACGAACCCTAATACAATTTcgtcgaacaatattaaagatCAGTTAAAAGCTTTACGTATCACTAATGATATGGAATTGAATAGTAGTAATATTGCGGAAGCGCAAAGGAATGAAGCAAGCAGTCATACATCGCAAATTAACAGAAAATCGAGCAATAGCTATATTCAATCTATAGGCGCTGCTTCAAATAGACTAAGCCCATTTGAACAGTCGTCCACTACTAATATGATTACCGCCACAACTAATACAACCGTTAACACAACTCACTTAAATAATCTTGCTAATACGTcacagcagcatcaacaacaacagcaacacaatCAATCGTCCACGCCTCTGCAGAACTGTTATGTATCCAAATGGGCCTGTAAT ACATGTACTTATGAAAATTGGCCAAAAAGTCTTAAATGTTCCATGTGTGGTGATCCGCGTGATGGAAATGCGACCAGCATAGCTTCTTTGGGGGATAGCAACGCTATCACTGCAACATCCGGGTCATGCAGCAACAAATTCCTCAATGTGAAGGATGAAAACCACGACATGACTGTGTCAACGAATAATACATTCAACAAGAAACATATTTACCAACTAG GTTCTTCTGAGACTATAAACAACTGTGATACGGTGCAAGAGCGCCAAGAGCGGCGTCAGCGACAAATACGGCGGCAGGTTGACTGGCAATGGCTTAATGCATGCCTTG GCGTTGTGGAGAACAACTATAGCGCTGTAGAGGCGTATTTGTCATGTGGCGGCAATCCTGCGCGTGCTTTAACCGCGACTGAAATTGCTATTTTAAATCGCAACTCGGCATTCGATGTGGGGCACACGCTAATTCATTTGGCGATCCGTTTTCATCGTGAAGAGATGTTGCCCATGCTGCTTGCACAGATCTCAGGCTCTGGACCTGGCATTAAGCGTGTACCCTCCTATGTCGCACCGGACTTAGCCGCTGATATACGAAGGCACTTTGCCAATACGCTACGCATGCGTAAAACCTCCTTCAATTGTTTCTACGTGCAGGAGCATGCGACATTTGCTTTACCAGCAGAGATAGAAGAATTGCCGATTCAAATTCAAGAACAGCTTTATGATGAACTGTTGGATCGCGATGCACAAAAACAGCTTGAAAACCCTCCCCCAGCACTTAATTGGTCGCTGGAGATAACAGCACGTTTGGGATCGCGTTTATTGGTGTTGTGGAATCGCAGTGCCGGCGACTGTCTATTAGACTCGGCAATGCAAGCAACTTGGGGCGTATTCGACCGCGACAACACACTTCGTCGAGCCTTGGCGGATACGTTGCATCAATGTGGTCCGAT TTTTTATCCACGTTGGAAGGAGTACGAAAAGTGGCAGGCATCAATGTTGCACTTCACTCTGGAAGATGCCCAATGGCAAGATGACTGGAGTAATTTGCTATCGTTAGCCAGCCAGCCGGGTTCCTCACTGGAACAGTTACACATATTTGCTCTGGCTCATATATTGCGACGACCAATTATCGTTTACGGTGTGAAATATGTTAAAAGTTTTCGCGGCGAGGATATTGGCTATGCGAGATTTGAAG GTCTGTACTTGCCTTTATTTTGGGATCAAAATTTCTGCATAAAATCACCTATTGCGCTCGGCTATACGCGCGGACATTTCAGTGCATTAGTGCCAATGGAACCATTTGCTCGTATCGACCCACGCAGAGATGAACCCGAGGACGTGCGTTATCTGCCGTTGATGGATTGCGAATCGAAACTTTTGCCAATACACTTCTTGACTCAAGCAGAG ATGGGACGCGAAGAGGCTATAATGAGACAGTGGTTGGATGTATGCGTTACAGATGGAGGTCTACTGGTGGCGCAGCAAAAATTGCGCAAACGACCGCTGTTGGTCGCACAAATGCTGGAAGAATGGCTAAACCACTATCGAAGAATCGC TCAAGTTATAACGGCACCCTTTGTACGGAGACCGCAGCAAACCGGCTATTCAAGTGAGGGTGACTCTGATGAAGAATAG
- the LOC128855394 gene encoding uncharacterized protein LOC128855394, translating to MSIRTRALVFSTFFGSCIAIGLLLVSLTTNHWVRAYPKRLNSTDSKGDINFGLFYGNKDLNYGFGVRTTPIIVYTFDQNGPETMNFWLWLITALGTGFGLLSCAISAIAAVLKAASAAKRPGTMVLLFASNISAAAAQVIAFICWLVQFYQYLQQNVLAVQDRNWYSHGLAFLGYSFYLVIASTLVVILNIFILLHAKRCEHRDRQRLDPPSEEKNQSAIMLY from the exons ATGAGCATACGCACAAGGGCACTAGTCTTTTCCACTTTTTTCGGTAGCTGCATCGCAATTGGGCTTTTATTGGTCAGTTTGACTACGAATCATTGGGTGCGTGCTTACCCAAAACGCCTCAATTCCACA gattcAAAAGGTGATATCAACTTTGGCTTATTTTATGGCAACAAGGATCTCAACTATGGATTTGGTGTACGCACTACACCTATTATTG TTTACACATTCGACCAAAACGGACCAGAAACAATGAATTTTTGGCTTTGGCTAATCACGGCTTTGGGTACTGGCTTTGGTTTGCTTAGTTGTGCAATATCCGCCATTGCAGCTGTGTTGAAAGCTGCATCTGCGGCAAAACGTCCCGGAACTATGGTACTACTATTCGCTTCTAACatttcagcagcagcagctcaaGTGATCGCCTTCATCTGCTGGCTTGTACAATTCTATCAATACTTACAGCAGAATGTTCTTGCTGTTCAGGACCGTAATTGGTATAGTCATGGTTTAGCTTTTTTGGGTTACAGTTTCTACTTGGTAATTGCCTCTACACTTGttgttatattaaatattttcatattgttGCATGCCAAACGTTGTGAGCACCGCGACCGCCAACGACTGGATCCACCTAgcgaagaaaaaaatcaaagcgcCATAATGCTGTACTAA